The Citrifermentans bemidjiense Bem genome window below encodes:
- a CDS encoding zinc ribbon domain-containing protein, with protein MTDDIRGWIFIAVFFLLPGLIGAWTAWSKGRNPFTWFLLNFVFPPTLMVTLFQKPLRPVSGHYRQCPKCKEFIKWRETVCKYCQTELV; from the coding sequence ATGACGGACGACATTCGCGGGTGGATTTTTATAGCTGTCTTCTTCCTGCTCCCGGGGCTGATCGGCGCCTGGACCGCCTGGTCCAAGGGGCGCAACCCTTTCACCTGGTTCCTGCTTAACTTCGTGTTTCCCCCCACCTTGATGGTGACCCTGTTCCAGAAGCCCTTGCGCCCTGTCTCCGGCCATTACCGGCAGTGCCCGAAATGCAAGGAGTTCATCAAGTGGCGTGAAACTGTGTGCAAGTACTGCCAGACCGAGCTCGTTTGA
- a CDS encoding DUF2844 domain-containing protein, whose amino-acid sequence MEVRRGITPFCMALALLWVAPQAQATLGERGDSIAKDSKALSTVTRSTIHRTKYAMQEMTSETTAVREYQTPSGIVFAVAWNGLVHPDLTQLLGSYDQEYRTALSKQQRKRGHRQTQVKSNRVVVETWGHMRNLQGRAYLPGLVPQGVNLNEIR is encoded by the coding sequence ATGGAAGTTAGACGCGGCATCACACCTTTTTGCATGGCTCTGGCGTTGCTTTGGGTAGCCCCACAGGCGCAGGCAACGCTCGGAGAGAGGGGCGATTCCATCGCGAAAGACAGCAAAGCCTTATCCACGGTCACCCGCAGCACAATCCATCGCACAAAATACGCAATGCAGGAGATGACCTCGGAAACGACAGCCGTCCGTGAGTACCAGACGCCATCGGGCATCGTCTTCGCCGTTGCCTGGAACGGGCTGGTCCATCCGGATCTCACTCAACTGCTCGGCTCCTACGACCAGGAGTACCGTACGGCCCTATCCAAGCAGCAACGCAAGCGCGGACACAGGCAGACCCAGGTGAAGTCGAACCGGGTCGTGGTCGAGACATGGGGTCATATGCGAAACCTACAGGGGAGGGCCTACCTGCCTGGACTGGTCCCTCAAGGAGTGAACCTCAATGAGATCCGTTAA
- a CDS encoding OmpH family outer membrane protein, with product MNRFAALLIGSALTSLIASHGFAADAQPSAAAPAKQAPAETAATTAPATPAAPAAQPPAAKDEKIAQAPTAGKEVKVGFITLNKVASETAEGKAATGKLSVRSAKLREKIDAKQKQLEKQKAAIESKLPTMTPKERQTKGTEFQKKVEDFQKMVRASESEMAEMQEKLTSQVYAQIKEAATAYGKANGFAIVVEEKAVLYLAEELKPKDLTAEIIQYMDKKPAK from the coding sequence ATGAACAGGTTCGCCGCATTGCTAATCGGTTCCGCCCTCACCTCCCTCATCGCCAGTCACGGTTTTGCCGCGGATGCTCAACCGTCAGCCGCAGCACCAGCGAAACAGGCGCCAGCAGAAACAGCGGCGACTACAGCTCCCGCAACTCCGGCGGCGCCCGCAGCGCAACCCCCTGCGGCTAAAGACGAGAAAATAGCCCAGGCTCCCACTGCTGGAAAAGAGGTGAAGGTCGGCTTCATAACCCTGAACAAAGTTGCCTCCGAAACCGCAGAGGGGAAGGCCGCCACTGGCAAGCTGAGCGTACGGTCTGCCAAGCTGCGCGAAAAAATCGACGCAAAGCAGAAGCAGCTTGAGAAGCAAAAGGCCGCAATAGAGTCGAAGCTTCCCACCATGACCCCGAAAGAGCGCCAGACCAAGGGGACGGAATTCCAGAAAAAGGTCGAGGACTTCCAGAAGATGGTGCGCGCGAGCGAGTCGGAAATGGCGGAAATGCAGGAAAAACTGACCAGCCAGGTCTATGCGCAGATTAAAGAAGCCGCGACCGCTTACGGCAAGGCCAACGGTTTCGCCATTGTGGTTGAAGAAAAGGCGGTGCTCTACCTGGCGGAAGAGCTGAAACCCAAGGACCTGACGGCCGAGATCATCCAGTACATGGACAAGAAACCGGCGAAGTAA
- a CDS encoding DUF3443 family protein — protein sequence MRSVNLLAIWTFLLSFIIMPGCGGGGGGGNNPAPAPTLSSLTVTPANSSQDIGASTQFAATATFSNGSTKDVTALATWTSTAPAVATVSDATGAKGTVTAVAAGSSLINASFGGLTGSTTVTASPAGVPANVMAVSVNGGLCSAGSYLNKPCVSVTVCNPDLSACQTVNDVLLDTGSYGLRVFRQAISNLSLTPVASGSGSLTGCVEFADGSSLWGPIMTAAVKLGNEPAVQIPIQVIDSSFGSLPLPCANADPTPVSSGFSGILGVGVLTEDCGPGCVVTANNGVYYRCTGTSCVGTTVPLADQVQNPVARLPVDNNGLIVQLPAVPVGVGAPSVSGSVIFGIGTRTNNTPASPIAFPTDQFGDIRTIFNGVNTISFFDTGSNGLFFPNADPSVLPVCASPNSDWFCPPATRALFATNVGIGGTPTNTVGFNISNFVTLANSPNNVFNDVGGPSTFGFDWGLPFFLGRSVYFGLEQKSSTLGNGPYVAY from the coding sequence ATGAGATCCGTTAACCTACTGGCGATCTGGACCTTCCTGCTGTCGTTCATCATCATGCCCGGCTGCGGCGGGGGAGGCGGAGGGGGCAACAACCCCGCTCCGGCTCCGACTCTGAGCTCCCTAACCGTCACGCCGGCCAACTCCTCGCAAGACATCGGCGCGTCGACGCAGTTCGCCGCGACGGCAACCTTTTCCAACGGGAGCACCAAGGACGTGACAGCTCTCGCCACCTGGACCTCCACGGCCCCCGCCGTCGCCACCGTAAGCGACGCCACCGGGGCGAAGGGGACCGTGACCGCCGTCGCCGCGGGGAGCTCGTTGATTAACGCGTCTTTCGGCGGCCTTACCGGCTCCACGACGGTAACCGCCTCGCCGGCTGGGGTCCCGGCGAACGTGATGGCGGTATCGGTGAACGGCGGACTCTGCTCTGCCGGGAGCTACCTGAATAAGCCGTGCGTGAGCGTGACCGTGTGCAATCCCGACCTCTCCGCCTGCCAGACGGTCAACGACGTCCTGCTCGATACCGGGAGCTACGGGCTGCGGGTATTCCGGCAGGCAATCAGCAACCTTTCGCTTACTCCAGTGGCAAGCGGCAGCGGCTCCCTCACCGGTTGCGTCGAGTTTGCCGACGGAAGCTCCTTGTGGGGACCGATCATGACGGCTGCGGTGAAACTCGGCAATGAACCCGCGGTGCAGATCCCCATTCAAGTCATCGATTCAAGTTTCGGCTCCCTTCCCCTCCCCTGCGCCAACGCCGATCCCACGCCGGTCTCCTCTGGATTTTCGGGCATCCTCGGCGTCGGCGTTCTAACGGAGGACTGCGGCCCGGGGTGCGTCGTGACCGCGAACAACGGGGTTTATTACCGCTGCACCGGCACCAGCTGTGTCGGAACCACGGTTCCCCTGGCAGACCAGGTGCAAAACCCGGTGGCCCGCCTGCCGGTGGACAATAACGGGCTGATAGTGCAGCTGCCGGCAGTCCCGGTAGGGGTGGGTGCGCCGTCGGTCAGCGGCTCGGTGATCTTCGGCATCGGCACGCGCACCAACAACACGCCGGCCTCGCCCATCGCCTTCCCGACGGACCAATTCGGCGACATCAGGACCATATTCAACGGCGTCAACACGATCAGTTTCTTCGACACCGGCTCGAACGGTTTGTTCTTCCCGAACGCAGACCCCTCTGTGCTGCCTGTCTGCGCCTCCCCGAACTCCGACTGGTTCTGCCCGCCCGCCACGCGCGCTCTGTTCGCCACCAACGTCGGCATCGGGGGGACCCCCACCAACACTGTAGGGTTCAACATCTCCAATTTCGTCACCCTGGCCAATTCCCCTAACAACGTCTTCAACGACGTCGGCGGTCCCTCGACCTTCGGGTTCGACTGGGGCCTCCCCTTCTTCCTGGGACGAAGTGTTTATTTCGGCCTTGAGCAAAAGAGCTCCACCCTCGGCAACGGTCCCTACGTCGCCTACTGA
- a CDS encoding type II toxin-antitoxin system YhaV family toxin, whose translation MVSNESRIRFHAAFQQVLDELVTAVAKERERDPQNYKKSPQAKLLARVYKTIKDEVPADPQHPSFYQGETPGHVYRQWRRAKPDEQHRLFFKWDRESNAIIYAWMNSEVSLTKYRSHMDAYRAFRVKK comes from the coding sequence ATGGTGAGCAACGAATCGCGCATCCGCTTTCACGCGGCGTTCCAGCAGGTTCTGGACGAACTGGTAACCGCCGTGGCGAAGGAGAGGGAAAGGGATCCCCAGAACTACAAGAAATCGCCCCAGGCGAAGCTGTTGGCGCGTGTCTACAAGACCATCAAGGACGAGGTCCCTGCGGACCCGCAGCACCCGAGCTTTTATCAGGGGGAGACGCCGGGGCACGTCTACCGGCAGTGGAGGCGGGCTAAGCCGGACGAGCAACATCGCCTTTTCTTCAAATGGGATCGGGAGAGCAACGCGATCATCTATGCCTGGATGAACAGCGAGGTCAGCCTCACCAAGTACCGCAGCCACATGGACGCCTACCGGGCCTTTCGGGTTAAGAAGTGA
- a CDS encoding 4'-phosphopantetheinyl transferase family protein, whose product MIPVPGEEGVFFELASLDRSEAERKRLFAHLSPDELLRGDRLLDPVKRERFLVGRGILRELLGGVTGEEAREIGFASGEHGKPSLQRDAANGPIGFNASHSGSCLLVGVVFSGEVGVDLEELRPDLDFAPIARRYFSPREQQELFSLPWKEQLTAFYRCWTRKEAYLKGIGTGFSQPSTCFDMSLLPGEKPALLAHRITPEDVGRWRLHDLPVQTGYCAAIAVLNH is encoded by the coding sequence TTGATACCGGTTCCGGGCGAGGAAGGAGTCTTCTTCGAGCTGGCTTCCCTGGACCGCTCCGAAGCGGAAAGAAAGCGTCTGTTCGCCCACCTCTCGCCGGATGAACTGCTGCGGGGTGATCGTCTTTTGGACCCGGTAAAAAGAGAGCGATTCCTAGTGGGGCGAGGGATACTGCGCGAACTGCTGGGGGGGGTGACCGGGGAAGAAGCGCGGGAAATCGGATTTGCTTCTGGGGAACACGGCAAACCGTCGCTGCAGCGTGATGCCGCAAACGGTCCCATAGGTTTCAACGCGTCACATTCCGGTTCATGCCTTCTGGTCGGCGTCGTCTTCAGCGGCGAGGTGGGGGTGGACCTGGAAGAGCTGCGGCCGGATCTCGACTTCGCGCCCATAGCCCGGCGCTACTTCTCTCCCCGCGAGCAGCAAGAGCTGTTCAGCCTGCCCTGGAAAGAGCAACTGACCGCTTTCTACCGCTGCTGGACCCGCAAGGAAGCCTACCTGAAGGGAATCGGCACCGGCTTTTCGCAACCTTCCACCTGCTTCGACATGTCGCTCTTGCCCGGAGAAAAGCCGGCGCTCCTGGCGCACCGGATCACGCCGGAGGACGTCGGCAGGTGGCGCCTGCACGATCTACCCGTCCAAACCGGCTACTGCGCCGCTATCGCCGTTCTGAACCACTGA